Proteins from a genomic interval of Candidatus Methylomirabilota bacterium:
- a CDS encoding SDR family NAD(P)-dependent oxidoreductase: MSGEVAIVTGGTGALGQAISATLLQGGVTVAIPYAVPAERAALEGRLTAEQRARVHALPADVTDETAVAKFVQTVRERYGRVDALVNVVGGFAGGDLVSTPLAEWERMMKLNLTSVVIACRAVLPGMIAARSGRIVNIASRAVVPPQGGFIAYTVSKASVITLTQALAQEVKPHRVTVNTVLPSTMDTEANRRAMPDADRSGWVSTQDVANVVAYLLSDRAAAISGAAIPV; the protein is encoded by the coding sequence GTGAGCGGCGAGGTCGCCATCGTCACCGGCGGCACCGGGGCACTCGGCCAGGCGATCAGCGCCACCCTGCTGCAGGGCGGCGTCACCGTCGCGATTCCCTACGCGGTGCCCGCGGAGCGCGCCGCGCTCGAGGGCCGCCTGACCGCCGAGCAGCGGGCGCGCGTGCACGCCCTGCCCGCCGACGTCACCGACGAGACCGCGGTCGCCAAGTTCGTGCAGACGGTGCGCGAGCGGTACGGGCGCGTGGACGCGCTGGTCAACGTGGTGGGCGGCTTCGCGGGGGGCGACCTGGTGTCCACTCCGCTGGCGGAGTGGGAGCGGATGATGAAGCTCAACCTCACGTCGGTGGTCATCGCCTGCCGCGCGGTGCTGCCCGGCATGATCGCGGCCCGCTCGGGGCGCATCGTCAACATCGCGTCGCGCGCGGTGGTGCCTCCCCAGGGCGGCTTCATCGCCTATACCGTCTCCAAGGCGTCGGTGATCACGCTGACCCAGGCCCTGGCCCAGGAGGTGAAGCCGCACCGGGTGACCGTCAACACGGTGCTGCCGAGCACGATGGATACGGAGGCCAACCGTCGCGCGATGCCCGACGCCGACCGCTCGGGCTGGGTCAGCACCCAGGACGTCGCGAACGTGGTGGCCTATCTGCTGTCGGACCGGGCCGCCGCGATCTCCGGCGCGGCCATCCCGGTCTGA
- a CDS encoding NAD(P)/FAD-dependent oxidoreductase, with product MERFDLVVIGAGAAGITAAKTAADLGARVAIAERGPLGGLCINRGCIPKKALVTAGRLHRVVRESAGFATRPGRAALDWEAVIQRQNEVVDSLRPTAADLEKRGIRVSIGVAHFTDPHIVEVNGVPHAAERFIIAAGSEPEIPEVPGRDLLITSDQLLFLPAFPSSLTFIGAGPVALELASAFCDFGSKVTVLARDAEILPGVDPDVARYLRKILEGRGVTFRLQTAVSRLARSGDLVAIEFDSAGMANTMTSRHVCAAIGRRFRPHAVGASRIGVEVGRLGLRTSPYLATSIPHIYAAGDAAGNRQLTPVAAHEGRIAAVNALRGDIERADETVIPQVIFTTPEVGLVGLAYGEAPAHGVVPAVARMDARGSSNSVATGEEGGYFKLVLDQDTQRLVGAQMVSPAAAELIQLCALAVRARVPASMVASQLSVHPSHGERLVRTFGPELPSATAAPEGTGPAESHP from the coding sequence ATGGAGCGCTTCGATCTGGTGGTCATCGGAGCCGGCGCCGCCGGGATCACCGCGGCGAAGACGGCGGCCGACCTGGGCGCCCGGGTGGCCATCGCCGAGCGCGGGCCGCTCGGCGGCCTCTGCATCAACCGCGGGTGCATCCCCAAGAAGGCGCTCGTGACCGCGGGCCGCCTGCACCGCGTGGTGCGCGAGTCGGCCGGCTTCGCCACGCGGCCGGGCCGCGCCGCGCTCGACTGGGAGGCGGTGATCCAGCGCCAGAACGAGGTGGTGGACTCCCTCCGTCCCACCGCAGCCGATCTGGAGAAGCGGGGCATCCGCGTCTCGATCGGCGTGGCGCACTTCACGGATCCCCACATCGTGGAGGTCAACGGCGTTCCGCACGCCGCCGAGCGGTTCATCATCGCGGCGGGTTCAGAGCCGGAGATCCCGGAGGTGCCCGGCCGCGATCTGCTCATCACGTCGGACCAGCTCCTGTTCCTGCCCGCGTTCCCGTCCTCGCTGACCTTCATCGGCGCCGGGCCGGTGGCGCTCGAGCTCGCCTCCGCCTTCTGCGACTTCGGATCCAAGGTCACGGTGCTGGCGCGCGACGCGGAGATCCTGCCCGGAGTCGATCCCGACGTCGCGCGCTACCTGCGGAAGATCCTGGAAGGGCGCGGAGTCACCTTCCGGCTGCAGACCGCGGTGAGCCGCCTCGCGCGGAGCGGGGACCTGGTGGCCATCGAGTTCGACAGCGCGGGCATGGCCAACACCATGACGAGCCGCCACGTGTGCGCGGCGATCGGCCGGCGCTTCCGTCCCCACGCGGTCGGGGCCTCGCGCATCGGCGTCGAGGTGGGCCGGCTCGGACTGCGCACGAGCCCGTACCTGGCCACCTCGATCCCGCACATCTATGCGGCCGGCGATGCGGCGGGCAACCGCCAGCTCACGCCGGTGGCCGCCCACGAGGGACGGATCGCCGCGGTCAACGCGCTGCGGGGTGACATCGAGCGGGCCGACGAGACGGTGATCCCGCAGGTGATCTTCACCACGCCCGAGGTGGGGCTGGTCGGCCTGGCGTACGGCGAGGCTCCCGCGCACGGCGTCGTGCCCGCGGTGGCGCGCATGGACGCGCGCGGGAGCAGCAACAGCGTCGCCACCGGCGAGGAGGGCGGCTACTTCAAGCTGGTCCTCGATCAGGATACCCAGCGGCTCGTGGGAGCCCAGATGGTCTCGCCCGCCGCCGCCGAGCTGATCCAGCTCTGCGCGCTCGCGGTGCGGGCACGGGTGCCCGCCTCGATGGTCGCGTCGCAGCTCTCGGTGCATCCGAGCCACGGCGAGCGGCTGGTCCGGACCTTCGGTCCGGAGCTCCCCTCGGCCACCGCGGCGCCGGAGGGAACGGGCCCGGCCGAGTCGCACCCATGA
- a CDS encoding pitrilysin family protein, which produces MISPARGAAALGLLAVLLAGCAGSRSAGSSAGDAATADLPPPSRQTLRNGMRLIVQEHRAADIAAIYLFVGTGSRYEAPDQLGYAHFQEHMLFKGTDRFGPGYIDRAIEGVGGRSNAVTSFDYTTFYFVVPAEATGRGIELLADMAFRSTFAPDEVAREREVIFEEARIEQDHARTAIVRQLYALVFAGHPYGRPVLGTRETMNAATQARLRAFNRRWYVPDNMTLVVAGPVDGVTVRAAAERAFGRQPATGYKSPPVVAPRPLAQTVRRTVERDEQQAHLALGWQAPRSDDPAGDAVDLLSTILAGTESSRLARRLRDQERLVSSVTMSYSALVEGGIVSLRADLEARDLPRAEAIILEEIARIQETGPTEEERRLALTKFEAQHAFDTETSEGLAYAYGLAETTWNLDAELRYVERLRRVSREQIRDAARRYLSRSGYAHLAFVPKAAR; this is translated from the coding sequence ATGATCTCACCGGCGCGGGGCGCCGCCGCGCTCGGGCTCCTCGCGGTGCTGCTGGCCGGCTGCGCCGGCTCCCGCTCCGCCGGCTCCTCGGCCGGGGACGCGGCCACCGCCGACCTGCCCCCGCCCAGCCGTCAGACCCTCCGCAACGGGATGCGCCTCATCGTGCAGGAGCATCGCGCCGCCGACATCGCCGCCATCTATCTCTTCGTGGGCACCGGCTCGCGCTACGAGGCGCCCGACCAGCTCGGCTACGCGCACTTCCAGGAGCACATGCTCTTCAAGGGCACCGACCGGTTCGGCCCCGGCTACATCGACCGCGCGATCGAAGGCGTGGGCGGCCGCTCGAATGCGGTGACCTCGTTCGACTACACCACGTTCTACTTCGTGGTGCCCGCCGAGGCGACCGGACGCGGCATCGAGCTGCTCGCGGACATGGCGTTCCGCTCCACCTTCGCGCCGGACGAGGTGGCCCGCGAGCGCGAGGTCATCTTCGAGGAGGCGCGGATCGAGCAGGACCACGCGCGCACCGCGATCGTGCGCCAGCTCTATGCCCTGGTCTTCGCGGGCCATCCCTACGGGCGGCCGGTGCTGGGCACGCGCGAGACGATGAACGCGGCCACCCAGGCGCGGCTGCGCGCCTTCAACCGCCGCTGGTACGTGCCGGACAACATGACTCTCGTGGTGGCCGGCCCGGTCGACGGGGTGACGGTGCGGGCCGCCGCCGAGCGCGCGTTCGGGCGCCAGCCCGCGACCGGTTACAAGAGCCCGCCGGTGGTGGCGCCGCGGCCCCTCGCCCAGACGGTGCGCCGCACCGTGGAGCGCGACGAGCAACAGGCGCATCTGGCGCTCGGCTGGCAGGCCCCGCGCTCCGACGATCCGGCCGGCGACGCGGTGGATCTGCTCTCCACCATCCTCGCCGGGACCGAGAGCTCGCGCCTGGCCCGCCGGCTGCGCGACCAGGAGCGGCTCGTCTCGAGCGTGACCATGAGCTATTCCGCGCTCGTGGAGGGCGGCATCGTCAGCCTGCGCGCCGATCTCGAGGCCAGGGATCTGCCGCGCGCGGAGGCGATCATCCTGGAAGAGATCGCGCGGATCCAGGAGACCGGCCCGACCGAGGAGGAGCGGCGCCTGGCTCTCACCAAGTTCGAGGCCCAGCACGCCTTCGACACCGAGACCTCCGAGGGCCTGGCCTACGCGTACGGCCTGGCCGAGACCACCTGGAACCTCGACGCCGAGCTGCGCTACGTGGAGCGCCTGCGCCGCGTCAGCCGCGAGCAGATCCGGGACGCGGCCCGGCGCTATCTCTCCCGCAGCGGCTATGCCCACCTGGCCTTCGTGCCGAAGGCGGCGC
- a CDS encoding 4a-hydroxytetrahydrobiopterin dehydratase, which translates to MPRPGRLADAEVTQRLAALPGWSVQAGKLHRELTFADFTQAFAFMSDVAREADALDHHPEWFNVYNRVVIDLTTHDAGGITALDFDLARRAEEHAARRARATS; encoded by the coding sequence ATGCCCCGGCCGGGCCGGCTCGCCGACGCCGAGGTCACGCAGCGTCTCGCCGCCCTGCCCGGCTGGTCGGTGCAGGCGGGCAAGCTCCACCGCGAGCTGACCTTCGCCGACTTCACCCAGGCCTTCGCGTTCATGAGCGACGTGGCGCGGGAGGCGGACGCGCTCGATCACCATCCGGAGTGGTTCAATGTGTACAACCGCGTGGTGATCGATCTCACCACTCACGACGCGGGCGGCATCACTGCCCTCGACTTCGACCTGGCGCGCCGCGCGGAGGAGCACGCGGCCCGCCGCGCGCGGGCCACCTCGTGA